In the genome of Paenibacillus sp. FSL R5-0766, one region contains:
- a CDS encoding ComEC/Rec2 family competence protein, whose product MKGRPLLSFTICWLCGSGIACALTGWTLIWGLIGALTCLPLLLHFINVSGWSVLFLLAAFIGGAAHWEWNDAGNHSSLPETMHIAAHELDGWSAEIQGELVSDVRIDGDRADFKMQMSSILPTSDSSVDADLASSSAFNINEQLIVQVRLLEEEEQQVAAGWKRGDVITLNGSFAFPGEARNFGGFDYRSYLRTLHIHWLFKVKGASSVTAVAPEGLGQYNVLRWTDWTRHKLGSAVEQLFPEPHAGYMKGLIIGMATDIDPGTYGQFSQLGLTHILAISGTHVAVYVASLLLILSWLRLTRETALTIVLILVPAYVLLSGGSPSVIRAGMMSMIGLYMARRGLARDGLQMISAAALLMMWWDPYFLLSVSFQLSFLVTAGLMIYMPLINRLFSGWPKSLAATASVTVTAQLISFPVTILYFNQFSLLSFVANFLLVSLISAIVLPLGTVAMLLSFIWVPLAKPLAWIAMQLNQLTFISVEWMNSLPGFVLIWATPPLLWIGAYYAVLYALLYLLHRGNGEQQETAFVEEETAPLVRGQPSVSMANMGIRSSVSTVAQDQGKNRVDGKETSLTTLGASIAWPEYTSAFTARGAGYYSSERMSKAQQWFCGLLAISFIAGLWWAYQTPKPAGTGIVQFLDIGQGDSTLITTPEGKHILVDGGGTVSFGNTEQSWKTRRDPYEVGAKVVVPLLKKRGIHQLDAVIVTHADQDHAGGLQAVLEQIPVKRFMFNGTTSGKENFDKLLDTAMERKIPLYAIQQGMSYKADKQTSLHFIASDLAHMDVIESGNLPVSEHQNHDSVVFLLDMAGTSMLFTGDMDAAAEQDLLYMIQDGSLAAQFEQKGSDIGVTEGVVQRVLTRPLQVNSNDVSASVSIDVLKVAHHGSKTSSTEAWLQYWNAKTAVISAGVNNTYGHPNPGVMERLEATGSDIYRTDQMGEVQMRVKDGKIDIRYKLFGVE is encoded by the coding sequence ATGAAAGGCAGACCGTTATTAAGTTTTACGATTTGTTGGTTGTGCGGGAGCGGGATAGCATGCGCGTTGACAGGCTGGACGTTAATCTGGGGGTTAATTGGAGCTCTGACATGTCTGCCACTTTTACTTCATTTTATTAATGTGAGTGGATGGTCTGTTTTATTTTTACTCGCTGCCTTTATTGGAGGCGCTGCACATTGGGAATGGAATGATGCAGGCAATCATAGCAGTCTGCCGGAGACCATGCATATCGCTGCTCATGAGTTGGACGGATGGTCAGCTGAAATTCAGGGTGAGCTTGTGTCAGATGTACGTATTGATGGAGATCGGGCTGACTTTAAGATGCAGATGTCTTCAATATTGCCAACATCGGATTCGTCAGTAGATGCAGATCTTGCATCATCTTCTGCATTCAACATAAATGAACAATTGATCGTACAAGTCAGACTGTTGGAGGAAGAAGAACAACAGGTAGCAGCGGGCTGGAAGAGGGGGGATGTAATCACACTTAATGGTTCTTTTGCTTTTCCTGGCGAAGCAAGGAACTTTGGCGGGTTTGATTATCGCAGTTATTTGCGTACCCTGCATATCCACTGGTTGTTCAAAGTGAAGGGAGCCAGTTCGGTAACAGCAGTTGCTCCTGAGGGACTTGGACAATATAACGTACTACGGTGGACGGATTGGACTAGGCATAAGTTGGGCTCGGCGGTTGAGCAGTTATTTCCAGAGCCTCATGCAGGATATATGAAGGGTCTTATTATCGGGATGGCTACTGATATCGATCCCGGTACCTATGGTCAGTTTTCACAACTAGGTCTAACGCATATCCTGGCAATCTCCGGAACCCATGTCGCTGTATATGTTGCTTCGTTGCTTCTCATTCTATCTTGGCTAAGGCTTACCAGAGAGACGGCACTCACGATTGTTCTGATCCTGGTGCCAGCTTATGTACTGTTATCCGGTGGTTCACCTTCAGTGATTCGGGCAGGGATGATGTCCATGATTGGGTTGTATATGGCACGTCGAGGTCTCGCCAGAGACGGCCTTCAGATGATTAGTGCAGCAGCGTTGCTGATGATGTGGTGGGACCCGTACTTTTTGCTGAGCGTCAGCTTTCAGTTATCCTTTCTCGTGACCGCAGGTTTGATGATCTACATGCCATTAATTAACCGGCTGTTCAGCGGCTGGCCGAAATCTCTGGCTGCAACGGCATCCGTTACCGTGACCGCTCAGCTGATTTCGTTCCCAGTAACCATTTTGTATTTCAACCAGTTCTCACTACTCTCATTTGTAGCTAACTTTCTGCTGGTTTCTTTGATCAGTGCTATTGTATTACCTCTGGGGACGGTCGCCATGTTATTGTCATTCATATGGGTTCCCTTGGCGAAACCTCTCGCATGGATTGCGATGCAACTGAATCAACTGACATTTATAAGCGTGGAGTGGATGAACAGCCTGCCAGGTTTTGTGTTGATCTGGGCAACACCGCCCTTGTTATGGATTGGAGCATATTATGCTGTGTTGTATGCCTTACTCTACCTGTTGCATCGTGGCAATGGTGAGCAGCAAGAAACAGCGTTTGTTGAGGAAGAGACGGCTCCTCTTGTGAGGGGACAACCTTCAGTTTCAATGGCGAATATGGGCATTCGCTCTTCGGTGTCTACGGTGGCACAAGATCAAGGTAAGAACCGTGTAGATGGAAAAGAAACTTCATTAACGACATTAGGAGCCAGTATTGCCTGGCCGGAATATACAAGTGCATTTACCGCACGAGGTGCAGGTTATTATTCAAGTGAACGAATGAGTAAAGCTCAGCAATGGTTTTGCGGGTTGCTCGCTATCAGCTTTATTGCTGGATTGTGGTGGGCATATCAGACTCCCAAGCCTGCTGGAACCGGCATCGTGCAGTTTTTGGATATTGGTCAGGGAGACAGCACATTGATTACAACCCCGGAAGGCAAACACATTCTGGTGGATGGCGGGGGAACGGTTAGTTTTGGGAACACCGAACAATCGTGGAAAACAAGACGTGATCCGTATGAGGTAGGTGCCAAGGTGGTTGTTCCTTTATTGAAAAAAAGAGGTATCCATCAACTGGACGCTGTAATTGTAACGCATGCCGATCAGGATCATGCCGGAGGACTACAGGCTGTACTGGAACAGATTCCGGTTAAACGTTTCATGTTTAATGGCACAACCAGTGGTAAAGAAAACTTTGATAAATTACTGGACACAGCCATGGAACGTAAAATTCCTCTGTACGCCATTCAGCAGGGCATGTCCTATAAGGCTGATAAGCAGACAAGTTTACATTTTATAGCTTCGGATCTGGCACATATGGATGTAATTGAATCAGGCAATTTGCCTGTATCTGAACACCAGAATCATGATTCCGTTGTCTTTTTGCTAGACATGGCTGGGACTTCCATGTTGTTCACCGGGGATATGGATGCTGCGGCCGAGCAGGACCTGCTCTATATGATTCAAGATGGCTCATTGGCTGCCCAGTTTGAACAGAAAGGTTCAGATATTGGAGTTACAGAGGGAGTTGTACAAAGGGTACTTACACGACCGTTGCAGGTTAATTCAAATGATGTTTCAGCATCTGTATCCATTGACGTGTTAAAAGTCGCTCATCATGGGAGTAAAACGTCTTCAACCGAAGCCTGGCTCCAATACTGGAACGCCAAAACCGCTGTGATATCTGCAGGAGTTAACAATACATATGGGCATCCCAATCCGGGAGTGATGGAACGTCTGGAGGCTACCGGGTCAGATATTTATCGGACAGATCAGATGGGAGAGGTTCAGATGAGGGTGAAAGATGGGAAGATTGATATCCGGTACAAGTTGTTTGGAGTTGAGTGA
- a CDS encoding cytidine/deoxycytidylate deaminase family protein, with amino-acid sequence MSTEVRKDWDTYFMDIAYMVSTRSRCSRRHVGAVLVQGKKLLGTAYNGAPTGVPDCSEAGCMISEEYELVVTDGQEEMVKKQRCIRTIHAEQNLLLFTDRIDREGSSVYVTDEPCWTCANMLANSGITEIVFHRSYPKDTGKVTNMMEQKGITFRRLENYQPPRETMMTVSN; translated from the coding sequence ATGAGTACAGAGGTACGCAAGGACTGGGATACGTATTTTATGGACATCGCGTATATGGTTTCCACCCGTTCCCGCTGTTCGCGTCGTCATGTGGGTGCCGTTCTTGTTCAGGGAAAGAAACTGCTGGGAACAGCCTATAATGGTGCACCCACCGGCGTCCCGGATTGTTCTGAAGCAGGTTGCATGATATCGGAAGAGTATGAGTTGGTCGTGACCGATGGGCAAGAAGAAATGGTGAAAAAGCAAAGATGCATTCGCACAATTCATGCGGAGCAAAATTTGCTTTTATTCACAGATCGAATCGACCGCGAAGGCTCGTCCGTGTATGTGACCGACGAACCGTGCTGGACATGTGCCAATATGCTGGCGAATAGCGGGATTACAGAAATCGTGTTTCATCGTTCTTATCCTAAAGATACCGGCAAGGTTACCAATATGATGGAACAGAAGGGCATAACGTTCCGCAGACTAGAGAATTACCAGCCCCCGCGGGAAACGATGATGACCGTGAGCAATTAA
- a CDS encoding helix-hairpin-helix domain-containing protein — protein sequence MRWTKGMTIAAAVVGSILILWSGKSEQPPSGWEPLQLGTEKPTIEQELPAVQSATSVQGNTGASSGADASGMQTGNEAKAEESKELASVGVEGDSVVQTISQTNDNPPDTSNSIEPVTRSTNSNPSVTSETGSNSNPPVVREEASDNGKIDVNTAPVSKLIELPGIGEKKAQAIVDYRNAHGPFAKVSDLTKVKGIGMKMLEKMAPYVQIR from the coding sequence ATGAGATGGACCAAAGGGATGACCATTGCTGCTGCGGTGGTTGGAAGTATACTTATATTATGGTCGGGCAAAAGTGAACAACCACCTAGTGGCTGGGAACCCTTGCAGCTCGGCACCGAGAAGCCGACGATAGAGCAGGAACTCCCTGCTGTACAGTCGGCTACTTCGGTTCAGGGCAATACAGGAGCATCTTCGGGAGCGGATGCAAGTGGGATGCAGACTGGGAATGAGGCAAAGGCAGAAGAGTCTAAAGAGCTTGCGAGCGTTGGGGTTGAAGGTGATTCAGTTGTTCAAACTATAAGCCAGACGAATGATAATCCACCGGACACCTCCAATTCGATTGAACCAGTTACGCGAAGTACGAATTCGAATCCTTCGGTTACCTCCGAGACGGGCTCGAACAGTAATCCCCCTGTAGTTCGTGAGGAAGCTAGCGACAATGGCAAGATTGATGTGAATACCGCTCCAGTCTCCAAGCTTATCGAGCTTCCCGGAATTGGGGAGAAGAAAGCTCAAGCTATTGTGGACTATCGGAATGCACATGGTCCTTTTGCAAAAGTCAGTGATCTGACAAAGGTTAAAGGAATCGGGATGAAGATGCTGGAGAAGATGGCGCCGTATGTGCAGATCCGGTAA
- the comER gene encoding late competence protein ComER yields MKVGFIGTGSMGSLLIYALIQSGALEPRQIAASNRTPSKVRQLSLRYPGLHESQSNRETVIRSNIIFLCVKPLEFKHVIDDILPVVNPNHIIVSITSPVQLRHLESSLPCKVSKVIPSVTHQVGSGASLCIHGERMTSEDRAVLESLLSHIGRPYQVDEACTRITSDFSSCGPAFISFFLEQWIESAVKLTGIKRADACALAGEMLLGTGKLLTEGGYTPQELQARVAVPGGITAQALALLKVSLDGVFDSLIHTTHDKYDEDLLKLDELFRAGEINRQQY; encoded by the coding sequence ATGAAGGTTGGATTTATCGGAACCGGCAGCATGGGCAGTCTACTAATCTATGCCCTGATCCAATCGGGTGCACTTGAGCCCCGGCAGATCGCAGCCAGCAATCGAACCCCGTCCAAAGTACGTCAGTTATCCCTCCGTTACCCCGGTCTGCATGAATCCCAGAGCAATCGGGAAACGGTGATCCGAAGTAATATCATCTTCCTGTGCGTGAAGCCGCTTGAATTCAAACATGTTATTGACGACATTCTGCCTGTCGTGAATCCCAATCATATAATTGTCTCGATCACCAGTCCCGTGCAGCTGCGACATCTGGAATCTTCACTTCCTTGCAAAGTCTCCAAGGTAATTCCCAGCGTCACACACCAAGTCGGCAGTGGAGCATCCCTCTGTATACATGGCGAACGAATGACCAGTGAAGACCGCGCTGTGTTAGAAAGTCTGCTTAGTCATATAGGCAGGCCGTACCAAGTGGATGAAGCCTGTACACGAATCACATCCGACTTCTCCAGCTGCGGACCTGCATTCATATCGTTCTTTTTGGAACAGTGGATCGAAAGTGCAGTGAAACTGACAGGCATTAAAAGGGCAGATGCCTGCGCTCTGGCTGGCGAAATGCTCCTGGGAACAGGCAAGCTGCTCACCGAAGGAGGATACACCCCGCAAGAGCTTCAGGCTCGTGTCGCTGTACCTGGCGGTATTACCGCTCAGGCACTTGCACTGCTGAAGGTTAGTCTTGACGGCGTTTTCGACAGCCTGATCCACACGACACATGACAAATATGATGAAGATTTGTTAAAGCTGGATGAACTATTCCGAGCCGGTGAGATTAACCGGCAACAATATTAA
- the leuS gene encoding leucine--tRNA ligase, which produces MSENNQPKHGYQPQVMEKSWQQYWDANKTFKTGEDPAKPKFYALDMFPYPSGSGLHVGHPEGYTATDIVSRYKRMRGYNVLHPMGWDAFGLPAEQHALDTGEHPRDITFRNIDNFRRQIKSLGFSYDWDREISTTDPEYYKWTQWIFIQLYNKGLAYVDEVAVNWCEALGTVLANEEVIDGKSERGGHPVVRKPMRQWVLRITEYAERLLEDLEELDWSESIKDMQRNWIGKSTGAEVVFAIEGREEVIKVFTTRADTLFGASFAVLAPEHELVEAITTDEQREAIQAYQEQASRKSDLERTDLAKDKTGVFTGAYAINPVNGAKLPIWIADYVLAGYGTGAVMAVPGHDARDWEFAKQFGLDIIEVIQGGDVTQEAYSGDGAHVNSDFLNGLNNEEAVAKMISWLEENGKGQGKVTYRLRDWLFSRQRYWGEPIPILHLEDGTMKTVPEDQLPLLLPDIDQIKPSGTGESPLANVTEWVNTVDPETGMKARRETNTMPQWAGSCWYYLRFIDPHNDKELISKEKQQQWLPVDLYIGGAEHAVLHLLYARFWHKVLYDLGVVETKEPFHKLVNQGMILGTNNEKMSKSRGNVINPDEIVNEFGADTLRLYEMFMGPLEATKPWNANGVEGMHRFLSRVWRLFINEDTGAINDKITVDGGTDEFKRTAHKTIKKVTEDLEHLRFNTSISQLMIFINDAYKADTLPREAMEKFVQLLSPLAPHMAEELWSRLGHEGGISYVAWPEYDESMTVDAEVEIVVQVNGKIVTRATIAKDLDAQGMQDFTMELAPVKQALEGKTIRKVIAVPGKLVNIVAG; this is translated from the coding sequence ATGAGTGAGAATAACCAGCCGAAACACGGCTATCAGCCACAAGTCATGGAAAAAAGTTGGCAGCAATACTGGGATGCAAATAAAACGTTTAAAACGGGTGAGGACCCTGCTAAACCGAAATTTTATGCACTGGATATGTTCCCTTATCCATCCGGTTCAGGTCTGCACGTAGGACATCCGGAAGGATATACGGCAACAGATATCGTTTCCCGTTACAAACGTATGCGCGGTTACAATGTATTGCACCCAATGGGTTGGGACGCTTTCGGTCTGCCTGCTGAGCAGCATGCACTGGATACAGGTGAACATCCACGAGATATTACATTCCGTAATATTGACAATTTCCGTCGCCAGATCAAATCGCTTGGTTTCTCCTATGACTGGGATCGTGAGATCAGCACAACGGACCCTGAATACTATAAATGGACACAATGGATCTTTATCCAGCTGTACAATAAAGGCCTCGCTTATGTGGATGAAGTTGCAGTTAACTGGTGTGAAGCCCTTGGAACGGTACTTGCTAATGAAGAGGTTATTGATGGCAAGAGTGAACGTGGTGGACACCCGGTTGTACGTAAACCGATGCGTCAATGGGTTCTGAGAATTACCGAGTATGCAGAGCGTCTGTTGGAAGACCTGGAAGAGCTGGATTGGTCTGAAAGCATCAAGGATATGCAGCGCAACTGGATCGGTAAATCGACAGGTGCGGAAGTTGTATTTGCCATTGAAGGTCGCGAGGAAGTCATTAAGGTGTTCACTACCCGTGCAGACACATTGTTCGGTGCGAGCTTTGCAGTACTTGCTCCGGAACATGAATTGGTAGAAGCAATTACAACGGATGAACAACGTGAAGCGATTCAGGCTTATCAGGAGCAGGCTTCTCGTAAGAGTGATCTGGAACGTACGGATTTGGCCAAAGACAAAACAGGTGTATTCACTGGCGCTTATGCAATCAACCCTGTTAATGGTGCAAAACTGCCAATCTGGATTGCCGATTATGTTCTTGCAGGTTACGGTACAGGCGCGGTTATGGCTGTTCCGGGTCATGATGCACGTGACTGGGAATTTGCGAAGCAGTTCGGTCTGGATATCATTGAGGTTATTCAAGGTGGCGACGTTACACAAGAGGCATATTCCGGTGATGGCGCGCATGTGAATTCCGATTTCTTGAACGGACTGAACAATGAAGAAGCGGTTGCCAAGATGATTTCTTGGTTGGAAGAGAACGGTAAAGGACAAGGAAAAGTAACCTATCGTCTGCGCGATTGGCTGTTCAGTCGTCAGCGTTACTGGGGTGAGCCAATCCCGATTCTGCATCTGGAAGACGGAACAATGAAGACCGTACCGGAGGATCAACTTCCACTGCTGCTGCCTGATATCGACCAGATCAAACCTTCGGGTACAGGAGAATCACCACTGGCGAATGTTACGGAGTGGGTGAATACGGTAGATCCGGAAACGGGAATGAAGGCACGTCGTGAGACCAACACCATGCCACAATGGGCGGGCAGCTGCTGGTATTACCTGCGCTTTATCGATCCGCACAATGACAAGGAACTGATCTCCAAGGAGAAACAGCAACAGTGGCTGCCAGTTGATCTGTACATTGGCGGAGCAGAGCACGCGGTGCTTCACTTGCTGTACGCTCGTTTCTGGCACAAAGTGCTGTATGATCTGGGTGTTGTGGAGACCAAAGAACCTTTCCACAAACTGGTGAACCAAGGTATGATCCTGGGTACCAATAATGAGAAAATGAGTAAATCTCGTGGTAATGTCATTAACCCGGATGAAATCGTCAATGAATTCGGTGCAGATACATTGCGTCTGTACGAGATGTTCATGGGACCATTGGAAGCGACAAAACCGTGGAATGCAAACGGGGTTGAAGGCATGCACCGCTTCCTGTCACGTGTATGGCGTCTCTTCATTAACGAAGACACAGGAGCCATCAATGACAAGATTACGGTGGACGGTGGAACGGATGAGTTCAAACGGACTGCTCACAAAACGATCAAAAAAGTTACGGAAGATCTGGAACATCTGCGCTTCAACACATCCATCAGCCAGCTGATGATTTTCATCAACGATGCATACAAAGCGGACACACTGCCTCGTGAAGCGATGGAGAAATTTGTACAGCTGTTGTCACCACTGGCACCGCATATGGCAGAGGAACTGTGGAGCCGTTTGGGTCATGAAGGTGGAATCTCTTACGTGGCTTGGCCTGAATATGATGAGTCCATGACAGTGGATGCGGAAGTGGAAATCGTTGTTCAGGTGAATGGTAAAATTGTAACTCGTGCTACAATCGCGAAGGATCTGGATGCACAGGGTATGCAGGACTTTACGATGGAGCTGGCACCTGTTAAGCAGGCGCTGGAAGGCAAGACCATTCGCAAGGTCATTGCCGTTCCAGGCAAACTCGTTAATATTGTTGCCGGTTAA
- a CDS encoding aminoglycoside phosphotransferase family protein — protein MESTYKTRLTSEQLNAIIEQHFSTSIQNYKEMVDGWANHAYLITLSDAQRVVLKIAPSASTNLMRCEQDLMIAEVEALRLITELPDVPVPQVLAYDDSLTMASARYFIMEYMSGTPYNQVKDQYSAEEQEAIEYQLGLYNRRINEIKGEKFGYFSEQTQRYSTWKEAFMNLMDDILTDGEEAGITFSIDYPELRRLIEEKSDVLDDVKEPVLISWDLWDGNVLVDAGRITAIIDFERSLWADPLMEHYFSHFNYTPGFVKGYGHEITTESELKRRSLYDLYFDLVLRIECAYRQYDNQEHVNWTIHNLEEGIERFRLS, from the coding sequence ATGGAAAGTACATATAAAACAAGACTTACCTCAGAACAACTGAATGCCATTATAGAACAACATTTCTCTACAAGTATACAGAACTACAAGGAAATGGTGGATGGCTGGGCCAATCATGCATACCTCATTACACTGAGTGACGCACAGCGAGTGGTACTCAAAATTGCACCGTCGGCTTCGACAAATCTGATGCGCTGTGAGCAGGATCTCATGATTGCCGAGGTTGAGGCACTACGCCTCATCACCGAGCTACCGGATGTCCCCGTACCTCAAGTGCTGGCTTATGATGACTCTTTAACCATGGCTTCAGCACGTTATTTTATCATGGAGTACATGTCTGGAACACCCTATAATCAGGTCAAGGATCAATATTCTGCGGAAGAGCAGGAGGCCATTGAATACCAGCTCGGTCTGTACAATCGTCGAATTAATGAAATCAAGGGCGAGAAATTCGGATATTTTTCGGAGCAAACACAACGTTATTCTACATGGAAAGAAGCATTTATGAATCTGATGGATGATATTCTTACCGACGGGGAAGAAGCCGGGATTACATTTTCGATTGATTACCCTGAATTGAGACGCCTGATTGAAGAAAAATCGGATGTGCTGGACGATGTTAAAGAACCTGTGCTTATCAGTTGGGATCTGTGGGATGGCAATGTACTAGTGGACGCAGGTCGAATCACAGCGATTATTGATTTTGAACGTTCACTGTGGGCAGATCCTCTGATGGAGCATTATTTCAGTCATTTTAACTATACGCCTGGTTTTGTGAAAGGGTATGGACATGAGATTACGACTGAAAGTGAGCTGAAAAGAAGAAGTCTCTATGACTTGTACTTTGATCTGGTACTGCGCATTGAGTGCGCTTATCGTCAATATGATAATCAGGAACATGTGAATTGGACCATTCATAATCTGGAGGAAGGCATTGAGCGTTTTCGGTTATCCTGA
- a CDS encoding IS110 family transposase, whose protein sequence is MEPVVGVDVAKGSSVIQAFQKRNEPVGKAIVIEHAASGFEQFTEMLGALQAETGVAPVVVLEATGHYHRALVSCLNRSGYTYYIVNPLQSKRAKGTQLRKVKTDAADAWHLAEMYYRGDVKPHRNWDETFTELQHLTRQHEFVTGIFVQAKLNSRALLEQVFPAYEQIFYNVFSTTSLTVLSHCLEGSVANWNEVIQGNSGRSHSKRWAHEKARKLEEVLDEWRGIRRSPAQSKALLGMVSLLLTMIQQLEELEKQMEELAENLPEVELVRSIPGIGTKLAAAIVAELGDVKQFSDAKQLVAFAGLDPGIFSSGKFTATSTRITKRGSKRLRRSLYLAVQCGMRKNANARIRSYYEKKRNEGKPYKVAVIACANKLLHHIFAILQKGQPYQV, encoded by the coding sequence ATGGAACCTGTTGTTGGTGTAGATGTCGCTAAAGGTTCAAGTGTGATACAGGCGTTTCAAAAACGAAATGAACCCGTTGGCAAAGCTATCGTCATTGAGCATGCTGCGAGTGGATTCGAACAATTCACGGAGATGTTAGGGGCCCTTCAAGCCGAAACGGGTGTTGCTCCTGTGGTTGTTTTGGAAGCGACTGGGCATTACCATCGTGCCTTGGTGTCCTGTCTGAATCGGAGTGGCTACACCTACTACATTGTGAATCCCTTGCAATCCAAGCGAGCCAAGGGAACGCAGTTACGCAAAGTTAAAACAGATGCTGCAGATGCTTGGCATCTGGCAGAGATGTACTATCGCGGCGACGTGAAGCCACATCGAAATTGGGATGAGACGTTTACAGAGCTACAGCATTTGACTCGGCAGCATGAGTTTGTCACGGGAATCTTTGTGCAGGCGAAGCTGAACAGCAGAGCCTTGCTGGAGCAAGTGTTTCCGGCGTATGAGCAGATATTTTACAATGTGTTTTCAACCACATCATTGACGGTGCTGTCTCATTGTTTGGAGGGAAGTGTGGCGAATTGGAATGAAGTCATTCAGGGTAATTCGGGACGATCCCATTCCAAGCGATGGGCCCATGAAAAAGCGAGAAAACTGGAGGAAGTACTGGATGAATGGAGAGGAATTCGGCGTAGCCCCGCTCAAAGCAAGGCACTGCTCGGAATGGTCTCTTTATTGTTGACGATGATTCAGCAACTGGAGGAACTCGAAAAACAAATGGAGGAACTCGCAGAAAATCTGCCCGAAGTCGAACTGGTGAGAAGTATCCCGGGAATTGGAACGAAACTGGCCGCAGCCATTGTAGCTGAACTAGGTGATGTGAAACAGTTTAGTGATGCGAAGCAACTTGTGGCGTTTGCGGGCCTTGACCCCGGGATTTTCAGTTCAGGAAAGTTCACAGCGACAAGTACACGAATCACGAAACGAGGTTCTAAAAGGCTCAGACGTTCGCTATATTTAGCGGTGCAATGTGGAATGCGAAAGAATGCGAATGCAAGAATCCGTTCGTACTACGAGAAAAAAAGAAACGAGGGCAAGCCCTACAAGGTGGCTGTGATCGCCTGCGCAAACAAGCTGTTGCATCACATTTTCGCCATCTTGCAGAAGGGCCAGCCCTACCAAGTTTAA
- a CDS encoding class I SAM-dependent methyltransferase: protein MSYRKFAYVYDELMEDMPYPDWIRFARTAWEKHGMPKSVAELGCGTGSITIPLVNSGFEVTGIDLSADMLSVARSKMEATPQGHRLYREGSVRWVQQDMREWRVPEPVDSVISFCDCVNYLLEQEDVIRTFQRTYEMLKPGGTFLFDVHHPNTLIRYDEEQPFVLDERSVSYIWTCDLDQDRCEIEHHLSIFSRVDDGNKDMYQRFEEVHVQRAYNPDWMKLELSKAGFRDVKVYADFEWKEAGDSAQRLFYVAVK from the coding sequence ATGTCTTACCGGAAATTTGCCTATGTGTATGATGAATTAATGGAAGATATGCCTTATCCGGACTGGATAAGGTTTGCAAGAACAGCATGGGAAAAGCATGGAATGCCCAAAAGTGTCGCTGAACTTGGCTGTGGAACGGGCTCCATTACGATCCCGCTCGTGAACTCCGGTTTTGAAGTTACAGGCATTGATCTCTCAGCAGATATGCTGTCGGTTGCGCGCAGCAAGATGGAGGCCACGCCTCAGGGTCATCGCTTGTATCGCGAGGGCAGTGTCCGTTGGGTGCAGCAGGATATGCGGGAATGGCGAGTTCCCGAACCTGTGGATTCGGTGATATCTTTCTGTGATTGTGTCAATTATTTGCTTGAACAAGAAGATGTCATTCGTACATTTCAGCGGACATATGAGATGCTGAAGCCTGGTGGAACGTTCCTGTTTGATGTGCATCATCCCAATACCCTTATTCGTTATGATGAGGAGCAGCCTTTTGTACTGGATGAGCGCTCCGTATCTTATATCTGGACTTGTGATTTGGACCAGGATCGCTGTGAGATTGAACATCATCTCAGTATTTTTTCGCGTGTGGATGATGGTAACAAGGATATGTACCAGCGGTTTGAAGAAGTTCATGTCCAGCGCGCGTATAATCCGGACTGGATGAAGCTGGAGTTATCCAAGGCAGGTTTTAGAGACGTGAAGGTATATGCGGATTTTGAATGGAAAGAGGCCGGAGACAGCGCTCAGCGCTTGTTCTATGTGGCTGTGAAGTAA